The segment AGCTAGAAATTAAAGTGTGAGTGTTAGTTCACAAAATACATGTTCTTTTTTGGTGTGAGAGGGGATGCTgcgggattatttaagatactctttgaagaggtagggtttcagatgttttcagaagatgggcagggactctgctgttctagcttcagggggaagctgcttccaccattggggtgccaggacagagaagagcttggactgggctgagtggaagctgcccccccccccataggggtgggagggccaagagaccagaggtggcagaacggagtactcaggttggagtgtagggtttgagcatagcctgaaagtagggaggggcagttcctcttgctggtccgtaggcaagtaccatggtcttgtagtggatacgagcttcgactggaagccagggGAGTGTACGGAGGAacggggtgacatgagagaacttgggatggttgcaggggtttgatggcacaagcagggagcccagccagcagcaagttgcagtagtccagacgggagatgacaatgCCTGGACTTCTATTCCCATGCTCTACTTGTGTGACTGTTGTATCACGGAAGACCTCGCCACCTGCCATTTGTTTGTTGATGGCAAGTGTGCTTTTGTCAAATGTAGGATACCGGTTTCCCTGTGTGCTGGCTGGCGCTGGCTGTCCTAGTTGTGGATTTGCTGTAAGCAGCAGCCGTAGTGCATCTGCATGGGAAGGACAGAgcagggttgtgtcccaaatggcaccctatttttgCGCAATATagtggatagggtgccatttgggagacagcCCACAGCGCTGGGAGCAACTGAACTCAGCCATGTGACCCAGATGAAAAGCATGGTCTTACGGCAGAATCAACCCAGTATTGTTTGGTCTGTGTGTTTCCTTTGCATACAGTgactccctccatcctccaccaTAGCAACTGCAACAGGGGTGCTTCAGAAGATTCTCTAAGGTGGCAGTGAGTGGGGACCAGGATGGCAGGACAGACTGTGCCCCCCTGCCCCTTAGTACAACAGCGGGCTGTTGTGCTGCTGGCGTGTGAGGGCAAAAAagcatgggagggagggagggaaagagcgagaggaagagaggccaAAAACTCCCCCCTCactgtcagtggaggctggtctgTATCCATTACTAAATGGCAGTCTCATGATCCCTGGgtccaaactgtgtgtgtgttccactctGGTCTTTCAGAGGTGGAGAATCATTCCATTGTGTGGAGGAGTGCTGATGCTCGTGTGAGTCTGTCTCATTAGAgtggagaggggatgagagagtcATTTGGCTGGGCCAGAGGAAGAGCTTCTATCCTCCTAACACTTCACTCTGCAACTCACACCTAAAGTACGCTTGGATTTGGTTCTAATACACTACTTGGAACATGTCTAGTTCACAAACATATCAAACGATCTCAGTCATGTCAATTGGACCGATGACCACttcccctccctgtcctctctgtttTAAAAGTTGTTTTCCTGTGATATTATACAGACAgtagttctctctctgtcagtgtggTCATTCACTGTGAGTGGGTGCACTCCGCTGGCTGGGGCAGCTGTGAAACGCCTTGCATCATGCCCGGGGAAGCTGGTTAAATTAAGCCAGTTTTATCTGACACTGCGCAGGGAGGTGGAGGGGGCCAGGCCTTTGTCTATGCTTTACCGTGTTTTCTCGATCGGTCTTTCTttttctatctgtctctctgtcgttCTTGCTGGAGCTCCCTGATGTATAGCTCAGATCTGTCTTATTCTGACAAGTCAAATGGGTTTACACATACATACTTATTTTGTTATTACACAAACATTGTAATAACagatatgatttaaaaaaataatgcaTACACATTTTTCCAACCACTCATGTTCTCGTCTTCTAGGCTACATGAGTTCTGTCTTTCTGTAAGGTATGatttgtccagtgttggtgagtTGGCATTGGCACCACACTAGTGGTTAGGGATCATAAACCTAGAGTTTTGCTGTGTGATCTGGTTGCTTTGGTGTCCGGTCCTGCATGTAATTCCAGCAGCTCCAGCTGGTATTGTCTTTCAGTCAGCAGACTGACTCAACACAGAAACCAGGCTGGCCTATCGTTCAGATTCCTTGGAGACTCCCTGACTGGGCCAAATAGCACCCCATACTcacaaagggctctggtcaaaagcagtgcactattttTGGAGTAGGGTGCATTTACAGACACAGGCCCCAATATATTTCAGTTCACCACTCATTATGAAAGACAGTCAGTCTCTTTGCTCAGAGTGGTTCTATCCTGGCAACTCGTAATGAGGCCTTGGTTTTGGTGTCAGAGGTTGTTGTAGAGAATGAGTGACGGCTGGAtatggagctgtgtgtgtgttccctgctCACTGGTTGAATACTCCCTCATACTTCTGTAGCAGTCATCATGTGAGTCAGTGTCTCATGTTATTGAGGCCTACTCATTATTTTCAGCAGTACAGTTTCAACAGTCGTGTGACTATGAGAGGCGACTGTTTGAGATTAATTCTAGTTGCGGTCGTAAAACAAAATGTCAACTTTTGTCTTGTCCTTTCCGTTCTCCTCTGTTCAGACCACATATTTCCAAGTGTTGTCACTGACatgattgtttatttattttttctcttcTGCTCACAGACCACAGCTCTGGGAACAGTTCATTGGACACATTTCTTGCTCTATTGCAGGCAGAGGGAGCCAAGATTGAAGAGGAGACAGAGGTAAGCAGCATtacaacacctctctctgtcaaAGGATGGCCCAATGTGTCTTGCGACATCAGTTTAAACACTGTGTGCTGCCGTTCCTGTTTTTATTTCCGCTGTGGCCATGAGGGCCTATCCATTTATGGTTTATTAATCTGGTCCCGTTAGTTACAAGTTGGGGGAACACCTCACATTTGTTCTTTAGTTTTGTTACTGTCGAATCCTCACATCTATTCATCACGTTGTTTatactttattatttatttatttttctataaAAGGTGTGCATGGAATCTCCAGACTGCTTTCTTGGAATGTTTTTAAACCGTCCCTCTTTTCTAAACAGAACATGGCGGACTCCTTCTTGGACGGGGACGTCACCCTGGATGCCTTCATGGACTCGTACCAGAGCAACAGGAAGCTGGCCCACCTGAGGAGGGTGAAGATTGACAAGCTGCAGGAGATGGTGCTGAAGGGTGGACAGCTGCCTCGGGTCCCAGTCTCCTGCTCCCATCCTCAGGAGGTCTCAGCCAGGCCAGCCCCCCTCTACACAGAGGCCAACAACCACAACCCCTTTCCAGTGCCTCAGCCCAGGAGAGCCCCCCCTCCACCTCCAGCCCAACAACCCCCAGCTGTAGCCCCCCAGCCCCAGCCTGCTGTCTTTTCctaccctgccaccccatacCCCCCTATCCCCCCCAGGGCGGGCCACCCTTTGCTCAGTGTCAACCCTGGGTACCAGCACCCTTTTGTGTCTCAGTACCCCCCTGCCCTGCCTCAGAGGCCTCCCCCTCGCATGGCTCCGCAGTCTGGCTTCATGATTCAGTAGTGAAGGGGCCACAGTAAAGGTGCATTACAGTACACGCAGTGGACTTGCACTGCAGCCTCGCTGGAACTATCTTCTGTGTTGTCAGGCTGTGAGCCTCTATGAATATGGTGCAACGTATCGCAAAGGGGGTTGATTGACTTGCTAAGGCTGGTCTGGGCATGTCCaactgaagaagaaaaaaacaatcTATACAACATCGAGATTGAATTTGCACTCTTCTCACCAGAATCAGAACTCCATTGCTACAACACTCCAGAAAGGACTTGACCTACCAGTCTGTCTATGTCTGGAAAGCTAAATCCCTCAGCGACAGGGCTTTAGATGTAGTCTAAAGTCAAATAAATGTCCATATATGGTTCACTGGCCTCAGTAGCCTGGACTGGCCATCACCCCAGTTAAATGAGCCCTAGGTTTTCGCCACTTTGTCCCAGTCAAAGTCCATGCCCCTCAGTTATGTCCTCAGTCCTCCCTTTTCTCTTGATGGTGCCTCGTCTGAGGTATCTAAAGGGAAGGGGGACTATAGCCGTTCATCGCTGTTTCTCATCTGATCTACTGTGTCATTTGAATTGGTTGTTTTTATGTTGCGTTACCAGAGACTGTTCACGGAAGATAATGGCGAACCATATGCAAAACGAACCGAGACCTTACTGTGCTGTTTTTAAAACTTATTTCCCAGGTATATCTGCACAAACCTGTATACATTATATTCTGACTTACTGACTTATTTCCATAGGGTACTTAGAAATGTTGAGACTTCTTCTTAAATTAATTAATATATATTTAGAGTACTAATGTCTTACAGGATGCTGGATGCTTATTTTTGCCAGAAAGGAGTGGACAGACATTTTACAGAAAATGTGAGGTGGGTGCATCTCTTCTCCAGCACAGGGATTTGTCAAAGGATTGTATGGATTGCATGCTCAATCCAATACGGAGGACAGTTGGTCTCTGTCGCTCAGGGCAGATATGTGCAAACATGCACTGATAAGGGTGGGTGGGGCTCTTGTCACAAACACACTGAACCCTGGGTCTCTTGCTCTGGCCTAATGAAGGATCTGTCCATGGCCATATAATACATTTTCCTTAACTATATTTTAGTCCTTTATCTAATAAGCATATTTTATGCTCGACAGTTGAGACATTTGTTTTCCTTTTACCTTTTTTTTGTCTTATCCTTCATCACTCCTTTCATCATTGAATTACCTTTTTATCTTGATTTTACTTGGGTACATGTTCTAAAGCTTATCATTCTTGATGTTTTAAGTCATTGCTGTTGAAACAAGATTTAGTCTATATATCTTAAACTGTGATATAACCATATACTCCATGTAAAATCAAGCATATAACTGAGCCAGTCATCCACAGTTGTGAGCAGTAGCACCCTCTGTATGTAGACAATGTTTGTGTTGGGCTCTAAAGATTTCATTCGGATCATATTGACTGAACACCAAAGATTCCATGTCATCTTAATGTCTCTGAAGTTGTTTATAAAGTAACCGTTGTGTAAAAGTACTATTTTCATACCTTCCTGCATATCCATTTGTTAGGTTTATACCCAAATGGCAGTAGTTTGAGGTGTGCACATTTTAACGCATGTAACCTATTGTTTCTTCACACCAGACACCATATTCAGGAAATGGAGTCTGGATCAAACATAATTCTGTACCCATCTAAAATGTCTCTTGCACCATTTTTATTACAAATACTTATCCTGAAGGAGTCACATATCCTAAAACGGTGGTTGGTTACCTTGTCCTACATGCTGCAGTTGTGCGCTGTTAAAGAGCCACTTAGTGCCTACACTGGACTGATTATGGAGAATCATACTGTTCTAGACTTGATCTGTGAACACTGACCATGCTTGACTGCTCTGCTGCTCTGGATCCCCCTAGCCTAAGAACATACATGTATAGTATGTTCCTAGCCCTTTGCTAACCATACCATCAATGTTTTACTTCCCCTTGGCTGTGGCCCAGTTCAGTTCCCCAGTTCAGTTATCCAACTAATGTGATGGTTATGCATGCCTGGGGGCAGGAAAGGCTTGAGTCTGTCTGCCTGTCAGGATTCAACTCTCCTAACTGGTGCTATGGGGCTGGTGCCACCGCTTCAGTTTGCTTCTGAATTTGTGCTTGAGAGGTATGTCTTCAGGGACTGTGCCTAATGCTTGTGTGGTACTTGTACCGCTTCTTTATACCATCAATAGAAGGTGGTTTGCCTGCCCTGAGGTGGGTGACCACTAGTTCTGTT is part of the Salvelinus namaycush isolate Seneca chromosome 18, SaNama_1.0, whole genome shotgun sequence genome and harbors:
- the LOC120063357 gene encoding vacuolar protein sorting-associated protein 37B-like; translation: MSGFGNKFSSYSMTQLNELLEDDDKLNSIVQEMEEMHEVQQTKEMILASNRSLAEQNLQLQPRLNHQKSQLTKCYSSLQESFEAYQVHKSKLDHSSGNSSLDTFLALLQAEGAKIEEETENMADSFLDGDVTLDAFMDSYQSNRKLAHLRRVKIDKLQEMVLKGGQLPRVPVSCSHPQEVSARPAPLYTEANNHNPFPVPQPRRAPPPPPAQQPPAVAPQPQPAVFSYPATPYPPIPPRAGHPLLSVNPGYQHPFVSQYPPALPQRPPPRMAPQSGFMIQ